Proteins co-encoded in one Planctomycetia bacterium genomic window:
- a CDS encoding alpha-E domain-containing protein, protein MLSRVAESVYWMNRYLERAENVARFVDVNHNLSLDLGRGVREQWEPLVYTTGDQEVFQEHYGHASQRNVINFLTFDLKNPNSVLSCLKSARENARTVRDIISSGVWEEINKFYLYVKNASHDARVLEEPHDFYNQVKRSSHLILGLTHATISRDEAWYFAQIGRLLERADKTSRILDVKYYILLPSAADVGTPLDTIQWAALLKSAGALEMYRKSRGRITPRDVVDFLLLDGEFPRAIRYCLAQAESSLRAILGTAHSMFRNEAERRIGQLRAELDYAQIDDIINSGLHEYLDGFQTRVNAIGGALSDTFFEIRPVGANGQHAGQFQ, encoded by the coding sequence ATGCTCAGCCGCGTCGCCGAATCCGTCTACTGGATGAATCGTTATCTCGAACGGGCCGAGAACGTGGCTCGCTTCGTCGACGTGAATCACAACCTCTCGCTCGATCTCGGGCGCGGCGTGCGCGAGCAGTGGGAGCCGCTCGTCTACACCACGGGCGATCAAGAAGTCTTTCAAGAGCACTACGGCCACGCTTCGCAGCGCAACGTGATCAACTTCCTCACGTTCGATCTGAAGAACCCGAACTCCGTGCTGTCGTGCCTGAAGAGCGCCCGGGAAAATGCGCGAACCGTGCGCGATATCATCTCTTCCGGCGTCTGGGAGGAGATCAATAAGTTCTATCTCTATGTGAAGAACGCCTCGCACGATGCCCGCGTGCTGGAAGAACCGCACGACTTCTACAACCAGGTGAAGCGCAGCAGTCACCTGATTCTCGGCCTGACGCACGCGACCATTTCGCGCGACGAGGCGTGGTACTTCGCACAAATCGGCCGGCTCCTCGAACGGGCCGATAAGACGTCGCGCATCCTCGACGTGAAGTATTACATTCTGCTTCCCTCGGCGGCCGACGTCGGCACGCCGCTCGACACGATCCAATGGGCCGCGTTGCTGAAATCGGCCGGCGCGCTCGAAATGTACCGCAAAAGCCGGGGCCGAATCACGCCGCGCGACGTCGTCGATTTCCTCTTGCTCGACGGGGAATTTCCGCGAGCCATTCGCTACTGCTTGGCGCAAGCCGAGAGCTCGCTCCGCGCGATCCTCGGCACCGCGCATTCCATGTTCCGCAACGAAGCCGAACGGCGTATCGGCCAGCTCCGGGCCGAACTCGACTACGCGCAGATCGACGACATCATCAACAGCGGACTCCACGAATATCTCGACGGCTTCCAAACCCGCGTCAACGCGATCGGCGGTGCGCTCAGCGACACGTTCTTCGAAATTCGTCCGGTCGGCGCCAACGGGCAGCATGCCGGTCAGTTTCAGTAA